The genomic window CTCCCGGCGCTGTTCGATCCGGATGCGATCGAGAAGATCTTCGTCAACCTGATCTCCAATGCGCTGAAGTTCTCATCCGAGGAGAGCCAGGTGTCGGTGGGGGCGCGATTGGCCGGTTCGTCTGAGTTGCCGTCAGTTGTGATTTCGGTCGTGGATACCGGGCCCGGCATCCCGGAAGAGCAAGTCCACCGCATCTTCGAGCGATTTCAGCAGGGTGACACGTCCAGTCGAAGGCAACACGAGGGCTCAGGGATCGGGCTGACGCTTGCGCGGGACCTCACGGAGCTGCATGACGGCACCCTGACAGTCGATAGCGTCGTCGGTGAGGGCAGCCGCTTCGAGGTGACGCTCCCGGTCGACACCCCGGATGACGCACAGGTGTCTGAACGTGCCGCGGCGGAGACCGTGCTTCTGGAAGATGTCGCCGCCCCGCGAGACAGGTTGCCGTCGAAGCCGGACGAAGAGACGTTGGACCGCCCGACGATCCTCGTCGTCGAGGACAACGCCGATGTTCGGGACTACCTTCGAACTCATCTCGGGCGGGACAATTACGTCATCGAAGCGGAAGATGGCTCGCTCGGCCTTGAGGCGGCGCAGGAGCATGAACCCGATCTGATTCTTTCGGACGTGATGATGCCGAACATGGACGGCTACGAGATGTGTCGTCTGATCAAGGCGAACGAGAAGCTTCGCCACATCCCGATCGTGATGCTTACGGCCAAGGCTTCCGAGCGAGATACCATCGAGGGACTGCAGAGCGGCGCCGACGATTACCTCGAGAAGCCATTCAGCGTGGCTGAGCTCACCACACGCGTGTCGAATCTGATCAGC from Rhodothermales bacterium includes these protein-coding regions:
- a CDS encoding response regulator, translating into MKLHREPGELIGFVRELVRGLVPMAERRQISLTFESEVEHLPALFDPDAIEKIFVNLISNALKFSSEESQVSVGARLAGSSELPSVVISVVDTGPGIPEEQVHRIFERFQQGDTSSRRQHEGSGIGLTLARDLTELHDGTLTVDSVVGEGSRFEVTLPVDTPDDAQVSERAAAETVLLEDVAAPRDRLPSKPDEETLDRPTILVVEDNADVRDYLRTHLGRDNYVIEAEDGSLGLEAAQEHEPDLILSDVMMPNMDGYEMCRLIKANEKLRHIPIVMLTAKASERDTIEGLQSGADDYLEKPFSVAELTTRVSNLISTRRELHEAFSREIFVRPADIEITPEEEVFLDRLLDAINTHLGDANLTIDWLADDVGLSRRQLERRVEAVTGQSPAALVRRFRLERASQLLRARAGTVSEISYAVGFRSPAHFSKAFRQAFGEPPSEHVRLRSESEEA